One region of Mycolicibacterium lutetiense genomic DNA includes:
- the nrdE gene encoding class 1b ribonucleoside-diphosphate reductase subunit alpha, which yields MLNLYDADGKIQFDKDVLAAREYFLQHVNQNTVFFHSQDEKLDYLIEKEYYEREVLDQYSRNFVKTLLDRAFAKKFRFPTFLGAFKYYTSYTLKTFDGKRYLERFEDRVVMVALTLAAGDTVLAEKLVDEIIDGRFQPATPTFLNSGKKQRGEPVSCFLLRIEDNMESIGRSINSALQLSKRGGGVALLLTNIREHGAPIKNIENQSSGVIPIMKLLEDSFSYANQLGARQGAGAVYLHAHHPDIYRFLDTKRENADEKIRIKTLSLGVVIPDITFELAKKNEDMYLFSPYDVEKVYGVPFADISVTEKYHEMVNDGRIRKTKIKAREFFQTLAELQFESGYPYIMYEDTVNRANPIAGKITHSNLCSEILQVSTPSLFNEDLSYAKVGKDISCNLGSLNIAKAMDSPDFAQTIETSIRALTAVSDQTHIWSVPSIEQGNNSSHAIGLGQMNLHGYLARERIHYGSEEGIDFTNIYFYTVLFHALRASNLIAIERGTRFGGFEDSKYASGEFFDKYTEQVWEPATDKVRQIFADAEIHIPTQDDWKQLKDSVQKHGIYNQNLQAVPPTGSISYINHSTSSIHPVASRIEIRKEGKIGRAYYPAPYLTNDNLEYYQDAYEIGYEKIIDTYAAATQHVDQGLSLTLFFKDTADTREVNKAQIYAWRKGIKTLYYIRLRQMALEGTEVENCVSCML from the coding sequence ATGCTGAATCTGTACGACGCCGACGGCAAGATTCAGTTCGACAAGGATGTGCTCGCCGCGCGTGAGTACTTCCTGCAGCACGTCAACCAGAACACGGTGTTCTTCCACAGTCAGGACGAGAAGCTCGATTACCTGATCGAGAAGGAGTACTACGAGCGCGAGGTGCTCGACCAGTACAGCCGTAACTTCGTCAAGACCCTGCTGGATCGGGCCTTCGCCAAGAAGTTCCGGTTCCCGACCTTCCTGGGCGCGTTCAAGTACTACACCTCCTACACCCTCAAGACTTTTGACGGGAAGCGCTACCTGGAGCGTTTCGAGGACCGTGTCGTGATGGTGGCGCTGACCCTGGCCGCCGGCGACACCGTGCTGGCCGAGAAGCTCGTCGACGAGATCATCGACGGCCGCTTCCAGCCGGCCACTCCCACGTTCCTCAACTCGGGCAAGAAGCAGCGCGGCGAGCCGGTGTCCTGCTTCCTGCTGCGCATCGAGGACAACATGGAGTCGATCGGCCGCTCGATCAACTCGGCCCTGCAGCTGTCCAAACGCGGTGGCGGAGTTGCCTTGCTGCTGACCAATATTCGTGAGCACGGCGCGCCGATCAAGAACATCGAGAACCAGAGCTCGGGCGTCATCCCGATCATGAAGCTGCTGGAGGACTCGTTCTCCTACGCCAACCAGCTCGGCGCGCGCCAGGGTGCCGGCGCGGTATACCTGCACGCGCACCACCCCGACATCTACCGGTTCCTCGACACCAAGCGTGAGAACGCCGACGAGAAGATCCGGATCAAGACGCTCAGCCTCGGCGTGGTGATCCCGGACATCACCTTCGAGCTGGCCAAGAAGAACGAGGACATGTACCTCTTCTCGCCGTACGACGTCGAGAAGGTCTACGGCGTCCCGTTCGCCGACATCTCGGTGACCGAGAAGTACCACGAGATGGTCAACGACGGCCGGATCCGCAAGACCAAGATCAAGGCGCGCGAGTTCTTCCAGACACTGGCCGAGCTGCAGTTCGAGTCGGGCTACCCGTACATCATGTACGAGGACACGGTGAACCGGGCCAATCCTATTGCCGGCAAGATCACCCACTCCAACCTGTGCTCGGAGATCCTGCAGGTCTCCACGCCGTCGCTGTTCAACGAGGACCTGTCCTACGCCAAAGTGGGCAAGGACATCTCGTGCAACCTCGGTTCGCTGAACATCGCCAAGGCGATGGACTCGCCGGATTTCGCGCAGACCATCGAGACGTCGATCCGGGCGCTGACCGCGGTGAGCGATCAGACCCACATCTGGTCGGTGCCGTCCATCGAACAGGGCAACAACAGCTCGCATGCGATCGGCCTGGGGCAGATGAACCTGCACGGGTATCTGGCCCGCGAGCGGATCCATTACGGCTCCGAAGAGGGCATCGACTTCACCAACATCTACTTCTACACCGTGCTGTTCCACGCCCTGCGGGCGTCGAATCTCATTGCGATCGAACGTGGTACGCGCTTCGGCGGATTCGAGGACTCCAAGTACGCCTCGGGTGAGTTCTTCGACAAGTACACCGAGCAGGTGTGGGAGCCGGCCACCGACAAGGTTCGGCAGATCTTCGCCGACGCGGAGATCCACATCCCGACGCAGGACGACTGGAAGCAGTTGAAGGATTCGGTGCAGAAGCACGGCATCTACAACCAGAACCTGCAGGCCGTCCCGCCGACCGGGTCGATCTCCTACATCAACCACTCGACGTCCTCGATCCACCCGGTGGCAAGCAGGATCGAGATCCGCAAGGAAGGCAAGATCGGCCGCGCTTACTACCCGGCGCCGTATCTGACCAACGACAACCTGGAGTACTACCAGGATGCGTATGAGATCGGCTACGAGAAGATCATCGACACCTACGCCGCGGCCACCCAGCATGTGGACCAGGGGCTGAGCCTGACGCTGTTCTTCAAGGACACCGCCGACACCCGTGAGGTCAACAAGGCGCAGATCTACGCCTGGCGCAAGGGAATCAAGACGCTGTACTACATCCGACTGCGTCAGATGGCTTTGGAGGGCACCGAAGTGGAAAACTGCGTCAGCTGCATGTTGTAG
- the nrdI gene encoding class Ib ribonucleoside-diphosphate reductase assembly flavoprotein NrdI — MSHLVYFSSVSENTHRFVQKLEWPEGRVTRIPLHGRIEVDEPYVLILPTYGGGRATPDINNGGYVPKQVIAFLNNEHNRSLIRGVIAAGNNNFGTEFAYAGNVISRKCAVPYLYRFELMGTPDDVEAVRAGLKDFWKDQTCHQPSQLQSL; from the coding sequence ATGAGCCACCTCGTCTACTTCTCCAGTGTCTCGGAGAACACCCACCGCTTCGTCCAGAAGCTGGAGTGGCCAGAAGGCCGCGTCACCCGGATTCCGCTGCACGGCCGTATCGAGGTGGACGAACCCTACGTTCTGATCCTTCCCACCTACGGCGGCGGTCGTGCCACCCCCGACATCAACAACGGTGGCTACGTCCCCAAACAGGTCATCGCTTTTCTGAACAATGAACACAACCGGTCGTTGATCCGCGGCGTCATCGCCGCGGGCAACAACAACTTCGGTACGGAATTCGCCTACGCGGGCAACGTGATCTCCCGCAAATGCGCTGTGCCGTACCTCTATCGCTTCGAACTCATGGGAACCCCGGACGATGTCGAAGCCGTCCGCGCGGGGTTGAAAGACTTTTGGAAGGACCAGACGTGCCACCAACCGTCACAGCTGCAGAGCCTGTAA
- a CDS encoding redoxin NrdH, which yields MTVTVYTKPACVQCNATYKALEKQGIAFEKVDITLDSEARDYVMALGYLQAPVVVAGNEHWSGFRPDRIKALSTVAATA from the coding sequence ATGACCGTCACCGTGTACACCAAGCCCGCATGCGTGCAGTGCAACGCCACCTACAAGGCGTTGGAAAAGCAAGGCATCGCATTCGAGAAGGTCGACATCACCCTCGACAGCGAGGCCCGTGACTACGTCATGGCGCTCGGCTACCTGCAGGCCCCGGTTGTGGTGGCAGGCAACGAGCACTGGTCGGGTTTCCGCCCCGACCGGATCAAGGCACTCAGCACGGTTGCGGCGACGGCGTAA
- a CDS encoding NADPH-dependent FMN reductase has translation MADTKVLVLVGSLRAASINRQIAELAVEQAPDGVELRIFDRLGELPFYNEDIDTAEVAESVVALRAAAGEADAALVVTPEYNGSIPGVLKNAIDWLSRPFGNGALKDKPLAVVGAALGQYGGVWAHDETRKSFGIAGPRVVEDLKLSVPSTTLDGKHPRENAEVAEALRDIVGKLTVEAG, from the coding sequence ATGGCCGATACCAAGGTGCTGGTGTTGGTAGGGAGCTTGCGGGCGGCGTCGATCAACCGACAGATCGCCGAACTGGCAGTGGAGCAGGCGCCCGACGGAGTGGAACTGCGCATCTTCGATCGGCTGGGGGAACTGCCCTTCTATAACGAGGACATCGACACCGCCGAGGTGGCCGAGTCCGTGGTCGCCCTGCGGGCGGCGGCCGGCGAGGCCGACGCCGCGCTCGTCGTCACCCCCGAATACAACGGCAGCATCCCCGGTGTGTTGAAGAACGCCATCGATTGGCTGTCGCGGCCGTTCGGCAACGGCGCGCTCAAGGACAAGCCGCTGGCGGTCGTCGGGGCGGCGCTCGGACAGTACGGCGGAGTGTGGGCGCACGACGAGACACGGAAGTCCTTCGGCATCGCGGGGCCACGCGTGGTCGAAGACCTGAAGCTGTCGGTGCCGTCCACGACGCTCGACGGCAAGCACCCGAGGGAGAACGCCGAGGTGGCCGAGGCGCTGCGTGACATTGTGGGCAAGCTCACAGTCGAGGCCGGCTGA